One genomic window of Prochlorococcus marinus str. NATL2A includes the following:
- a CDS encoding thiol-disulfide oxidoreductase DCC family protein, with protein sequence MNTAKLTIFFDGGCPLCKREVDFLQSRNQKGYLSFIDINTSDFYLDLKYGITYKQAMERIHALKSDGSVIKDIKVFQEAYTLIGLGWIYAPTKLPIFDKFIEFIYGIWAKYRLKLTFRPSIEKLCTEKGCKLS encoded by the coding sequence ATGAACACAGCCAAGCTTACTATTTTTTTTGATGGAGGATGCCCCTTATGCAAAAGAGAGGTTGATTTCTTGCAATCAAGAAATCAAAAGGGATACCTAAGTTTTATTGATATAAATACTTCTGATTTTTATTTAGATCTTAAATATGGCATTACCTATAAACAAGCGATGGAGAGAATCCATGCTTTGAAAAGTGATGGTTCAGTAATTAAGGATATTAAGGTTTTTCAAGAGGCTTATACTTTGATTGGCTTGGGTTGGATTTATGCACCAACAAAATTGCCCATTTTTGATAAATTTATTGAGTTTATTTATGGGATATGGGCAAAATACAGATTAAAATTAACTTTTCGACCTTCTATTGAGAAATTATGTACTGAAAAGGGTTGTAAACTCTCTTAG
- a CDS encoding chlorophyll a/b binding light-harvesting protein, with translation MQTYGNPDVTYGWWVGNSVVTNRAGRFIGSHIGHTGLICFAAGGSTLWELARYNPEIPMGHQSSIFLAHLASLGLGFDEAGVWTGAGVATIAIFHLIFSAVYGTAGLAHSLLFDPDLKDGPIPTTKKFKLEWDNPDNLTFILGHHLIFFGVANIWFVEWARWHGIYDPAIGEIRTIFPGYGDFGMVYGHQFDFLTIDSLEEVMSGHAFLAFVQISGGAWHIATKQLGEYTEFKGKGLLSAEAVLSWSLAGIGWMAIVAAFWCAQNTTVYPIDWYGEPLALKFGISPYWVDTGDVSDSTAFLGHTTRAALSNVHYYFGFFFIQGHIWHALRAMGFDFRRVVGSVASLATTES, from the coding sequence ATGCAGACCTACGGAAACCCAGACGTCACCTACGGGTGGTGGGTTGGCAATTCTGTGGTGACCAATCGCGCTGGTCGATTCATAGGGTCACATATCGGACACACAGGCCTGATTTGCTTTGCAGCTGGTGGAAGTACCCTTTGGGAGCTTGCTCGCTACAACCCAGAAATACCAATGGGACATCAAAGTTCCATTTTTCTTGCTCATCTAGCATCTCTTGGCCTCGGCTTTGATGAAGCAGGAGTATGGACCGGAGCTGGTGTAGCAACAATTGCTATTTTCCATTTGATTTTTTCAGCTGTATATGGAACAGCTGGATTAGCTCATTCACTCTTATTTGACCCGGACTTGAAAGATGGTCCAATTCCTACCACCAAGAAATTCAAACTTGAATGGGACAATCCAGATAATTTGACATTCATTCTTGGACATCACTTGATTTTCTTTGGGGTTGCAAATATTTGGTTCGTCGAGTGGGCAAGGTGGCATGGAATTTATGATCCAGCCATAGGTGAAATCAGAACAATCTTCCCTGGATATGGTGATTTTGGAATGGTTTACGGGCATCAGTTCGACTTCCTTACCATTGACAGCCTAGAAGAAGTAATGAGCGGTCATGCATTCTTAGCATTCGTTCAAATAAGTGGTGGTGCATGGCACATCGCTACAAAACAACTAGGCGAATACACTGAGTTCAAAGGTAAAGGATTGCTTTCAGCAGAAGCCGTTCTCTCCTGGTCTCTTGCTGGTATTGGTTGGATGGCAATTGTTGCTGCATTCTGGTGCGCACAAAATACAACTGTTTATCCAATTGACTGGTATGGAGAGCCTTTAGCTTTGAAATTTGGAATTTCTCCTTATTGGGTAGACACGGGAGATGTCTCAGATAGCACTGCGTTTTTAGGTCATACAACTAGAGCAGCATTGTCAAATGTTCATTATTACTTTGGATTTTTCTTTATTCAAGGTCATATTTGGCATGCTCTTAGAGCCATGGGCTTTGATTTCCGTCGTGTTGTTGGATCAGTAGCTTCTCTCGCAACAACTGAGAGTTAG
- a CDS encoding phenylpyruvate tautomerase MIF-related protein — protein MPFIQINTSSKSVVENDDLLQKDISKMIAVLTGKPENYVMTMIQRNAKMTFAGSDEPCCFIKVQSIGSLNPSSMSKALCELIASKTNINTNRIYIEFFDVKASNWGFNGSTFG, from the coding sequence ATGCCATTCATTCAAATCAACACATCCTCCAAAAGTGTTGTAGAAAATGATGATTTGCTCCAAAAAGATATTTCAAAAATGATTGCTGTTTTAACCGGAAAACCGGAAAATTACGTAATGACGATGATCCAAAGAAATGCCAAAATGACATTTGCTGGATCCGATGAACCATGCTGTTTTATCAAGGTTCAATCAATTGGCTCACTAAACCCATCCTCGATGAGCAAGGCTTTGTGCGAGTTAATTGCATCTAAAACCAATATAAATACAAATAGAATTTATATTGAATTTTTCGACGTTAAAGCCTCAAATTGGGGATTCAATGGTTCAACATTTGGATAG
- a CDS encoding pentapeptide repeat-containing protein yields the protein MKFDLLFSKIIKYVLSFLIIFFGVTPVFAGANVAVKGEGDEVPSYVRSDITGFDFHGEDLHLSSIAGAMARDADFSNVDLHGTTLTLSDLKGSNLNGVDLTDTLSDRVNFQKTDLRNSILVNMIASGSSFAGAQIEGADFTFAILDSEDQRNLCKIADGVNPTTGVSTRASLECKGDKPSMPSA from the coding sequence ATGAAATTTGATCTTCTTTTTTCAAAAATTATCAAATATGTACTCAGCTTTTTAATCATATTTTTTGGGGTGACCCCTGTATTTGCTGGTGCCAATGTGGCAGTTAAGGGAGAAGGAGACGAAGTCCCAAGTTATGTTCGTTCTGATATCACAGGATTCGATTTTCATGGTGAAGACTTACATCTTTCCTCTATCGCTGGTGCAATGGCAAGAGATGCTGATTTCAGTAACGTCGATCTTCATGGAACAACACTAACTTTGTCAGACCTCAAAGGTTCCAACCTTAATGGTGTAGATCTTACTGATACTCTTTCGGACAGGGTTAATTTTCAGAAGACCGATCTTAGAAATTCCATTCTAGTAAATATGATTGCATCAGGTAGCAGTTTTGCTGGTGCTCAAATTGAAGGAGCTGATTTTACATTTGCGATTCTTGACAGTGAAGATCAAAGAAATCTCTGTAAAATAGCTGATGGTGTGAATCCAACTACAGGAGTTTCTACTAG